The following DNA comes from Miscanthus floridulus cultivar M001 chromosome 5, ASM1932011v1, whole genome shotgun sequence.
CTTGAAATAAATTTACTGTGATTATGCTTGCTCATTGTTGCGCTTCTGATACACTGTGCTCTTGTCTTTAATGCAGGAGTTGCGATATGCTTTGAAAACTCGAGACTAGATCAGTTTTGATCCTCAGCTATTAATTTATGAAGTCACTTTCCATAGGGTGGTGATGCAAATGAGATCTGCATATGGTGAACGGGTTTATGTAAAAGGAATATTCAATGTGAAAAAATGGTGAAGCTGTTTTTCTGACGAGTCTTGCTAGGTTAATTTACCAACTTTGTAAATATATAACAAACTGAATTGTGAATGTCCGCAGTAGGTGAACAAGCTGTTTTCTATTTACTGTTCATCTATACAAGTCTGTGAGATAATGGAAGTCATAAGCTGATTACAGTAATATAGAACCAACTCATTCTTTCCTTGCTCAGGTGCCTTAGTCCGCAATCTTCAACTTCTCTACTTTCTTTCAGCACGACTCTGTAGTTTCTTCTGGTTCAGAGCTATTGGATTTTGAGTAGTGATTTCAGAGTTATTTGGGAACTGTGGCCAGTGGCCCCTTGTGGCGAAATACGTAAGAATGTGCAAGTTTTCGTGACCTCTTTTGTCGCCCCGCTCCAATAGCTCCGCTTGACATTCAGCGACATAGTAGTAATGCTGTACGCAAATTTAATAAGGATTTGGACCAATAAACATGAACAATAAATTAGCCTAGAAGCAGCAGCCATGAATGCGTAAAGATTAAGACGAAGATGCAAACAGATTTGGTTGCTCAGAGGACAGAATCATCGGCTGTTGTATCAGTATTGTACCCTCCAGCGAAGTTGGTTCTAGGCCTctagggagaggaagaagaggggcgctCCAGGATGCCGGCGTGGATGAGCAGGGTCCACAAATGGGTCATGAACTCCCCGCCGGCCGCGAGCTTCTCTGCGTGGATGTCGGCGTTGCTTGACGGCGCGAGGAAGAGGGCAAGCTCCGCCCAGAAGTCTGCAAGCACCTTCCACCGCCGCGCCCTGTCGTGAACTCTGTACCTGAGCTCACTGCCAAGCTTTGCTCCCATCCCCAATATTGTCAGCTCATTGCACCGCAGCTCTAGAAGCTTGACACACCTGGCTCTCATGGTGTCACACCCGGCGAGGTAGTCCCGAGCTTCCATGACCACAGCGTTGAAGATACGCGTCGTGTCGTAGCCGTGCCCCGGCAGCATGTCCGGAACGAACGCCACCAGGTAGGCGCAGTACTCCGACAGGCACTTGGCCACGAGGCGGTCGCCGGTGAGCGGCAGCTGCTGCGGCGTCGTCATCTCGCAGATGGTCGTCCCGATGTGCCACACCAGGACCGTGTGGACATGCGCGGGCAACTCGCACGCCCACGTGAGCCGGCTCGCGTCGTTCCCGGCGACGGCGAGCGCCGCGCGCCCATCTGCTAGGTGGCCGTCGTTCGCCTTGAACCGTGTAGAGAGATGATCAACTGGACAATTCTATTGATCATATGGCGTGTACATATATAGATTACATCAGAGGTCTTTTGGCCAAGTCTGTACATGCGCATACAGTTACAGCGAGAGCGGGCGAGCGCACAGAGCGGGAGCGTGGGCGCCGCGGAGACCGGGCTCGCGTGGACGCAGTGAGCGCGGCGAGTGCGCATGGAGTAGCGCCGAGTCCGCACTGGTCGTTGGTGATCCGAACAGCCTGGGCGCTGGGCTTAGCCGTTGCTGAGTTTCCGTTGACACCCCCCCGCAGTCTCGACGTCGGCGTTCGTGACGGAGAGGCTGTCTCTGAAGTCGAAGAACAGCGCCGAAGGCAAGCCCTTCGTGAACACATCTGCGAGTTGCTTTGCGCTGGGAACGTGCAGAACTCGAAGCTCGCCAATGGCTACCTTCTCGCGGACAAAATGAATGTCCAATTCTATATGCTTGGTTCGTCGGTGACGGACGGGATTCCTGGCCATGTAGACGGAAGAAATGTTGTCGCAGAACGCCACGGTTGCACTGGGAATCTTGCACAAGAGTTCGCCGAGGAGATGACGAAGCCAGGAGCACTCGGCCACGACATTGGCGATGGCGCGATACTCCGCTTCGGCGCTGGACCGCGACACCGTAGTCTGTCGTTTAGACGACCACGATATCAGAGAGTTGCCGAAGAAGACGCAGAACCCAGACGTAGAACGTCGCGTGTCCGGGCAGCCAGCCCAGTCGGCATCGGAGTACGCGGTGATGGTCGGCGTCGGAGCTGCGCGGAGCTGAATGCTGAGCTGGACGGTGCCTTTGACGTAGCGGAGGATGCGTTTCAGCATTGCCTGGTGAACATCCCGTGGGGCGTGCATGTGAAGGCACACCTGCTGTACTGCATATGAAATGTCAGGGCGCGTAATGGTTAGATATTGCAGGCCGCCGGCGATGCTTCGGTAGGCGGTGGCGTCATCGATGAGCTTGCCATCAGCTTCAGATGCTTTGGGCTTGGTGTCGGCAGGTGTGGCTGGCTGGATTGCAGTTGGCCATGCCTGCACGCTCCAGGAGGTCTTCAGCATAGCCGGATTGAGACAGGAAGAAGCCATCCTGGGAGCGTCGCACATTGATGCCCAGGAAGTGGCTCACCGGTCCCATGTCTTTGACGGCAAAGGCGTCGTGGAGCCTGGCGATGAAGTGCTGTAGTAGTGGTGTCGTGGAGGCCGACAGAATCATGTCGTCGACGTAGAGGAGCAGGTACGCCGTGGCTCCGTTGCGGTGGTAGACGAATAGCGACGAGTCGGCCTTGGACTGCACAAAGCCGAGGCTGGTGACGTGCCCGACGAAGCGCTCGAACCAGGCTCGTGGTGCCTGGCGAAGTCCGTAGAGGGACCGTGACAGGAGACAGACAGCATCCGGCCGCTGGGGGTCGACGAACCCAGTCGGTTGTTGGCTGTAGACGCGCTCACGAAGGTTGCCGTGGAGGAAGgcgttggagacatcaagctggTGCGCCGGCCACTTGTACGTCGCCACAAGCGTGAGCACCGCGCGGATCGTGGCCGGCTTGACCACCGGCGAGAAGGTCTCGCCGAAGTCCACGTCGGGCCGCTGATTGAAGCCAGCGGACAACCCAGCGAGCTTTGTATCGCTCGAGGGTTCCGTCGGGGTTCAGCTTATGCTTGAATACCCATTTGCCGGTGATGACGCGGGCGCCTGGTGGTCGCTGGACGAGTGTCCATGTTTTGTTGGCCTGCAATGCATCATATTCACGTTTCATGGCAGCATACCATTGAGGGTCCTTGACTGCTGAGCGAAACACTCCGTGGAACTAGGGGAGATGGCCGGCGAAGCTGCCGCCGAAGCTGCCATGGCGTACTTGGGGTTGGGCTTGTGAATCCCAGCCCTAGCACGAGTGACCATCGGATGGCCGGTGACAGCACCGTTGTGAGCCGGAGAAGTGTCTGCTCGAGGTGGTGTTGCAGTGGTC
Coding sequences within:
- the LOC136455171 gene encoding uncharacterized protein, which codes for MRTRRAHCVHASPVSAAPTLPLCALARSRFDHLSTRFKANDGHLADGRAALAVAGNDASRLTWACELPAHVHTVLVWHIGTTICEMTTPQQLPLTGDRLVAKCLSEYCAYLVAFVPDMLPGHGYDTTRIFNAVVMEARDYLAGCDTMRARCVKLLELRCNELTILGMGAKLGSELRYRVHDRARRWKVLADFWAELALFLAPSSNADIHAEKLAAGGEFMTHLWTLLIHAGILERPSSSSP